One window from the genome of Dermacentor silvarum isolate Dsil-2018 chromosome 7, BIME_Dsil_1.4, whole genome shotgun sequence encodes:
- the LOC119457661 gene encoding uncharacterized protein LOC119457661 isoform X2 — MGSPLLRDGGDLLQQIGLFLSLEKVEHADKFYKTVVGARLLQHLWKKLTREEEIEEHRNEALLAIAEYVKKNPRATEEQILKEVQTQIDAFVQKIQ; from the exons ATGGGTTCGCCGTTACTAAGAGACGGTGGCGATTTGCTTCAGCAA ATTGGCTTGTTTTTGTCCCTGGAGAAAGTAGAACACGCGGATAAGTTCTACAAAACGGTAGTTGGTGCGAGACTCCTGCAACACCTCTGGAAGAAGCTCACCAGGGAAGAGGAGATTGAAGAACACAGG AACGAAGCTCTGCTTGCCATAGCGGAATATGTCAAGAAAAACCCGAGGGCCACAGAAGAACAAATCCTTAAAGAGGTACAGACCCAGATAGATGCTTTCGTTCAGAAGATCCAGTAA
- the LOC119457661 gene encoding uncharacterized protein LOC119457661 isoform X1, which yields MGSPLLRDGGDLLQQVSADNLELLEQIGLFLSLEKVEHADKFYKTVVGARLLQHLWKKLTREEEIEEHRNEALLAIAEYVKKNPRATEEQILKEVQTQIDAFVQKIQ from the exons ATGGGTTCGCCGTTACTAAGAGACGGTGGCGATTTGCTTCAGCAAGTAAGCGCTGACAATCTTGAGTTGCTAGAACAG ATTGGCTTGTTTTTGTCCCTGGAGAAAGTAGAACACGCGGATAAGTTCTACAAAACGGTAGTTGGTGCGAGACTCCTGCAACACCTCTGGAAGAAGCTCACCAGGGAAGAGGAGATTGAAGAACACAGG AACGAAGCTCTGCTTGCCATAGCGGAATATGTCAAGAAAAACCCGAGGGCCACAGAAGAACAAATCCTTAAAGAGGTACAGACCCAGATAGATGCTTTCGTTCAGAAGATCCAGTAA
- the LOC119457658 gene encoding coiled-coil domain-containing protein 85C-like, giving the protein MIRNTAKGPDGWDKPPAAAKPAGGPEPPQGMAAVATPRGRPSNEELLRKPPQEILRWLQKVEAENLKLMYDHGAMMQDVNRRMQVHLMEIRQLREVNERLQRDSQELRDLCCFLDDDRQKGRKLAREWQRFGRYTASVMRQEVAAYQGKLRGLDARQQDLIRDNIQLKELCLYLDQERSQTLCTNCGGVLPEGRRDDGDGSSSSTITTQDELPSPLPSSPPPRPLPSLPPVPSSGIPNGTANGHVRPPSVVPNGSRLPSRSQPPMRTPAIKEAIHRHRTVINEQVLRYIRNLEKRIEILEAEKGIVKDIPHEEVTHKPPQQPQGGLEKKYQSGIPRAPQYRKPEDTGHILPPPVSHGTGKDTSDNTEPYVGVARPEAVVHAMKVLEVHEQLDKALDSELEYEELAEGEKALVREMCNVVWRKLEDGPV; this is encoded by the exons ATGATCCGGAACACAGCCAAGGGTCCGGACGGTTGGGACAAGCCACCGGCAGCGGCCAAGCCTGCAGGCGGCCCAGAGCCACCACAAGGCATGGCTGCGGTGGCGACACCTAGGGGACGACCCAGCAACGAGGAGCTGCTGCGCAAACCGCCCCAGGAGATCCTCCGCTGGCTGCAGAAGGTCGAAGCGGAGAACCTCAAGCTCATGTACGACCATGGTGCGATGATGCAGGATGTCAACCGCCGCATGCAG GTGCACCTGATGGAGATCCGGCAGTTGCGTGAGGTGAACGAGCGGCTGCAGCGCGACAGCCAGGAACTGCGCGACCTCTGCTGTTTTCTGGACGACGACCGGCAGAAGGGGCGCAAGCTGGCACGCGAATGGCAGCGCTTCGGTCGCTACACAGCATCCGTCATGCGCCAGGAGGTGGCTGCCTACCAGGGCAAGCTGCGGGGCCTTGACGCACGGCAGCAGGACCTGATCCGCGACAACATCCAGTTGAAG GAACTCTGCCTCTACCTGGATCAAGAGCGGTCGCAGACGCTCTGCACAAACTGTGGTGGCGTTCTGCCCGAGGGTCGACGTGACGATGGTGATGGCAGCTCGTCCTCGACCATCACCACTCAGGACGAGCTTCCTTCCCCTTTGCCTTCTTCCCCACCTCCACGACCCTTGCCATCGTTGCCCCCTGTGCCTTCCAGTGGCATACCCAATGGCACGGCGAACGGCCATGTTCGACCGCCCTCCGTTGTGCCAAACGGAAGCCGGCTGCCCAGCCGGAGCCAGCCGCCCATGAGAACGCCTGCCATCAAAGAGGCGATCCATCGGCATAGAACCGTCATCAATG AGCAAGTCTTGCGGTATATCCGGAATTTGGAGAAACGCATTGAGATTCTGGAAGCCGAAAAGGGCATCGTAAAGGACATT CCTCATGAGGAAGTTACGCATAAGCCACCACAGCAGCCGCAGGGAGGGCTCGAGAAAAAGTACCAAAGTGGAATTCCACGTGCTCCTCAATATCGGAAACCTGAAGACACTGGTCACATTCTGCCACCACCCGTGTCACACGGCACCGGCAAAGATACCTCAGATAACACG GAACCATATGTGGGTGTGGCAAGGCCGGAGGCAGTGGTACACGCTATGAAG GTCCTCGAGGTGCACGAGCAACTCGACAAGGCTTTGGACAGTGAGCTGGAGTACGAAGAGCTTGCCGAAGGAGAGAAGGCACTTGTACGCGAAATGTGCAAT GTTGTCTGGCGGAAACTTGAAGATGGGCCAGTATGA